In Erpetoichthys calabaricus chromosome 4, fErpCal1.3, whole genome shotgun sequence, one genomic interval encodes:
- the LOC114651443 gene encoding gap junction beta-2 protein-like produces MSWGQLYSLLGGVNKHSTSLGKIWLSVLFIFRIMILAVAAESVWGDEQMDFMCNTLQPGCKNVCYDHYFPISHIRLWCLQLIFVSTPALLVAMHVAHSKKEQKKDIIKTMGDKADEDLEMLKKKRLPITGSLWWTYTVSLFFRLAFEGAFIYVFYLLYSGFQMPRLVKCDAWPCPNVVDCFISRPTEKTVFTIFMISASALCMVLNVAEMCYLVVKALVRYCKCSQQGVSAHQLPNGMEYLQNKEKGQLLSEASSSKDSSMDKLA; encoded by the coding sequence ATGAGTTGGGGACAACTGTACTCTTTGCTTGGGGGTGTAAACAAACACTCAACCAGCTTGGGGAAGATATGGCTCTCAGTCCTCTTTATTTTTCGCATCATGATCCTGGCAGTGGCAGCTGAAAGTGTTTGGGGGGATGAACAAATGGACTTCATGTGCAACACTTTACAACCAGGGTGCAAGAATGTCTGCTATGATCATTACTTTCCCATCTCTCATATTCGTCTGTGGTGCCTCCAGCTTATCTTTGTGTCTACTCCGGCTCTGCTAGTAGCTATGCATGTGGCCCACAGCAAAAAGGAACAGAAGAAGGACATCATTAAGACTATGGGAGATAAGGCTGATGAGGACCTAGAGATGCTCAAGAAAAAAAGGCTTCCAATTACAGGCTCCTTATGGTGGACTTACACTGTAAGCCTCTTTTTCAGGCTGGCATTTGAAGGggctttcatttatgttttttacttGTTGTACAGTGGATTCCAGATGCCCCGCCTGGTAAAGTGTGATGCATGGCCATGTCCTAATGTGGTGGATTGCTTCATTTCACGACCCACAGAGAAAACCGTGTTTACCATTTTCATGATTAGTGCCTCTGCACTCTGTATGGTCCTCAATGTGGCAGAAATGTGCTATTTGGTGGTCAAAGCCCTAGTACGCTATTGCAAGTGCTCCCAGCAGGGGGTCAGTGCTCACCAGCTCCCCAATGGTATGGAGTACCTGCAGAACAAGGAGAAGGGGCAGCTGCTTTCTGAGGCCTCTTCTAGCAAAGACAGCTCCATGGACAAGCTTGCATAG